From the Acidimicrobiales bacterium genome, the window GCCCTCGCCGGGGTCGAGTCCCGGAGCAGCTGCACCGAGAACCAGGTGAAGATCGCACCCAGCACGACCGCAGCCACGAGGTAGATGGCCCCCATGCCCGCCACTGGCGAGAAGACCAGGGTGAGGGCCCAGAGGAGGAGCGTGTAGCCGAGGATCCGGATCGAGGTGGTGCGCAGGCTGGCCACGGCGGGCAGCATCGGGATGTCGGCAGCGGCGTAGTCGTCTCGGTAGCGCACGGCGAGGGCCCAGAAGTGAGGCGGGGTCCAGTAGAAGATGATGCCGAAGAGCACGATCGGCGCCCACGACAGCGAGTTCTGCACCGCTGCCCAGCCCACCAGGACCGGCACGGCCCCGGCAGCGCCGCCGACGACGATGTTGCTGCTCGACGTGCGCTTCAGCCACAGCGAGTAGACGAAGACGTAGAACGCCGTGGCGCTGACGGCCAGGACGGCGCTCAGGAGGTTGACCGTGCCCCAGAGCAGGGCGAACGCCGCCACCTCCAGCCCGATGGCGAAGACGAGGGCGTCGCGCGGAGCGATGAGGCCGGTGACCAAGGGACGGTTCTGGGTCCGCTTCATGATGGCGTCGATGTCGCGGTCGACGTACATGTTGATGGCGTTGGCGCCACCCGCGGCCAGCGCGCCGCCGGCAAGCGTGGCGAGGATGAGCCACAGCGAGGGCAGGCCCCCCGCGGCGACGATCATGGTCGGCACCGTGGTGATGAGGAGGAGCTCGATGATCCGCGGCTTGGTGAGGGCGAGATAGCCCGAGAGCCGGGTGCCGAGCGCCGGTCGGTCGACCTGGAGCACGGGCGAAGCCTATGGGAGGGTCGTCGCGTGGCCCAACCCGGACGGAGGGGACCCCGTCGCGACGCCGCGCTCGACATGAGCTCGCCGGCGCCGGCGCCCTACCATGACGTGGCGATGGCCCTCCCCCGCCTCTCTCCCCGGGCCTACCGGTGCATCACGCTGGGTGCCACGCTGGCGCTGGCCACGATCATCGTGACAGGTGCCGCCGTGCGCCTCACCGGCTCCGGACTCGGGTGCACCGACTGGCCCACCTGCGAGCAGGGCCAGCTGGCGCCGGCCGACATGTCGCACGCCCCGGCCATGATCGAGTTCGTGAACCGCCTCTTCACCGG encodes:
- a CDS encoding heme o synthase; protein product: MLQVDRPALGTRLSGYLALTKPRIIELLLITTVPTMIVAAGGLPSLWLILATLAGGALAAGGANAINMYVDRDIDAIMKRTQNRPLVTGLIAPRDALVFAIGLEVAAFALLWGTVNLLSAVLAVSATAFYVFVYSLWLKRTSSSNIVVGGAAGAVPVLVGWAAVQNSLSWAPIVLFGIIFYWTPPHFWALAVRYRDDYAAADIPMLPAVASLRTTSIRILGYTLLLWALTLVFSPVAGMGAIYLVAAVVLGAIFTWFSVQLLRDSTPARAMRLFTWSITYISLLFGAMALDQLLRSGV